The genomic region ATCCTCaagggataattcacacaaacatagaaattctgacatcatttactcactctcatgctgttccaaacacatatgactttgtccccgtttacacctggtctcAAAAAgcatcttgggtgatccgatcacaagtggtgaGTGTTAAAAAGAGGTGTAAACATGTTCTAAAGCGTGATCAAATTACTGAAACCACAGATGGAgatacgagcggctttaaaaagaaataaccgTACGATCTGAAAATGGGAAAAATCGCTTACATATATACATgcacgagaacttcacagatcttcttcagtgtgacACACAAACATCTGTAGCTCGGTCAATACtggttttcaaataaaatgacagaattctgctcaaaatgaCACTTATCTGGATTAAACGCAAGTATAATGAGGAGAAACGGTGCGCTGATGTTTAGCACGCTTTCTTTGACAGAAATTAcagaatttttggtgaactaaacTCTGTTTTAGTCTTAATTTCCAATCTGAAACTTTCTATGTTTCTAACAGAAATCTGTATGGTTACTAAACAGGCAAAATAGGACTGTACAGTTGAGATCGCTCTGTGATACAGTCTGGTCTCTTTCTTGTCAGGTGCATGACAAAACTGATGCATTGTTTGGCACACTACTGAGGGCAGGTAACGAGATGTAAATAAAAAGcatctaaaaataaatacattgtaaaatcAGACATGGAACATCCAACATGTTCACATTATGAGCACAAGCTTAGTGTATGTCATCATTTAAGAAACGCCTCCATTGGGGGCAGCAGTTTAAACCATCATGAATATGGTCTGACACACTGggcgagtgtgtgtgagagtgtgtgtgtgtgtgtgaatgtatgtgagagtgagtgagtgagtgagtgagtgtgtgtgtgtgtgtgtgtgtgtgtgtgtgtgtgaatgtatgtgagagtgagtgtgtgtgtgagtgagtgtgtgtgtgtgtgtgtgtgcaggtttagctatacttgtgaggaccaagtattgagaatcaacctgttctgtgaggacatttctggttgtgaggatcttttgggtggtcctcacaagggaaataacattaaatgatgttttattgaaaatttaaaaatgcagaaagttttttgtgagggttaggtttaggggtagggttagggttaggggatagaatctatagttcatacagtataaaaatcattatgtctatggagagtcctcataatgatagctgcaccaacatgatgtgtgtgtgtgtgtgtgtgtgtgtgagggttaggtttaggggtagggttagggttaggggatagaatctatagtttgtacagtataaaaatcattatgtctatggagagtcctcataatgatagctgcaccaacatgtgtgtgtgtgtgtgtgtgttagtgaacACATCATATTATACAGCTCTATGAGGTATATTCAGAGTTGGGCAATATTTAATTCTTGATGGAGATgtaaacgaggctgtgagggataaaggtaaagtctcttcagtgggttctactgttgtttaaattggtgttgatcattcagctgatgaaacaatgaaaaaacatctttacaaataaatttctgtagacaaaaaaaactccagaaaactcAAGATGtggaaattagatgtgatctttATAAAGTAGACGACAGTGGAAAAGGAGACAGAAGAGATTTTGATCTGAAATAAGGTCAACGGAAACGCAATTTCAACATCAGACGAGACCAGAACTATTGCACCAGAGGACATCTGAGAGACAGATGAACCTCATTAAAACATGTCCAgttcatatttcatcccaaaatccaGCCTTTAGtcccatttacatttttttttattgtgacatgTTGAGAATGAAACACATTTTGCCCCGTCTCATTACTGAAATGTGTCCGGACGTTGTACTTTTGAGTTTGTTCGATTCACACTATTCTCAATAGATCTGTGTAAGacagtcatttaaaaataaagttagaaattttttatttatttttttactctttaaatcagcttaacaacaacaacaacaacaaatattaCCATGGTGTGCAAATACTATGAATccccattacagtaatgagaattagatttttggagagttttaagggaaatgtgtttaattgcaatgaaaataatgttacatagcaaaaaaacaaagaaaatctgCCAAAATAGTATTTCTCTATAAAAACGTTTTCAAAACAACTTTTTGAATatgtaatgttgttggggcgggtctaagcggtcACTCTAAACAGAGCATCTTTAACAGCGCCACAGATACacactgaccatgtttacatgcacttaagaaaacggtttattccagaattttagcagaaagcggcattccGAAACGTCGtgtaaacaagaatgctgatttccttttgccgtttaagggattaagagaaagcggtttaacacactcAGGTTTCTCTCAGAGAACGCAGCTTAATGTGCTCATGTAAAGCATAAGCGGCGTTCTGAAGAGTGCGCGtgtgtgaacagaccggataacaaacgtcataggatggagcccaacaacaaatcaacacaatggaaataattcaacatttctgggagtacagtgggaaaatcacataaactataaactatacccatttatacacatcaatgtaaaatatcgactgtccctcacgttcaTGTATATGTGCTCATACACCGGGGGAATCCCGGAGTCTGACGTAAGAGGGAAAcaccactattgcagcgcaattctgctgcaggtcgcgatagaaagtgaaggaaacacacacagcagcaactctggaaataaagtgaagcaacagagaataaaatagcaaagttttCCTCgtatcccatgtttgttatttacactagCATAGCGGGAAAATTCCGTTGCTGTGGAGGAAGCTGCATACTgactgagccgcatgtatacgggagtaaagagtacgccgcttataaagtacatgtaaacaagaacgccgTTTCTCCCAAAAAGCCGCTTTCTAGTGTCCATGTTAAATGTAAtcagtttacagtttttgagaaaataaaccaaagaatggcttacttacaacTGTCTCTGCCTAACAAGCTGGGATTGAACAaagattttaacactgaaaaagttacataattCAGCTTTACATACAACATGGAGAGATGCATGTAAATCATAATATGTAACCCCAGACTTACACTGAACTTACCTTCTGAGCATGCTCAAATTAAAGGGGTAAAATCACGACATTTTTATCTTTAGTCGATCAGGCCAGTATGCAGCAGCATTCTACATAAACACAGTAAAATCCCCAACTTATTATTATAAGAAACAGTTCACGACAGAAACATCCCAGCAACATAAACTAGGCAGAACTCATTAATATGAAGTTGTCATAAAGGAAAAACTTGCATAACAGCTGGAAGCATTTTTGATGATGTCACACGTCTGACGTCACTGCAGGAATGTGAGCCGCATTCATTCACACCTGAAAAGACACTTGCATTAATCAATGCCAAACTACACGGGTTATGTCTTTTTATACATGCTACTAAAAATGGATAACGTCTACAGTCAaccaacaaacagacacacagatgGGACACTTGAATTTTATTCAGGTATCACCAAACACATTTTGTTCTGTAGTAAACTGTCTTAAATTAACCAAATCAGCTGTAGTTTCTGAGAGAAGTCTCTGGTTTTAGAGGTTAAGCAAAGTATTAACGTTTTCAAAGTGCTTTCATTCAGGTGGTGTTTACAATGACAGACAGGCCGACAGAAAAATCATCCCAACTCATATGGTAAAGAGAAAATACAATTAAAGGCAATTAGAATAAGACTTAAATGCATATTAAGCTTTTCACGTAAGCctgtaaagaaaaaaacaacaacaacctggGTTGCCAAATCTGTCACTCCAAATCCACCTCTGTTAATAAACTGCATAGATATCAATATAACGTCAGCAATTCAATAATATCTGTTCTCACAGACGGGGGATAAAGTGCCGAGTTAGAACCCACAGAGTCCGTTTAACCTCCTGAAACAGACGCTCCGCATTcacacaacaaaaacacaagagaATCACAGCCGCATACATTCAACGTTAGAAAAGATCATCATGTAAGACTAGCGTTTGGCACCGTGAGCTTCAAACCCCTGCATCAGGATCACAAATCTGGGGGGAAATACAGAATTAAACCATGTTATGATGACATTTGATAAGagacttaattaaaactagagATAGAAAAGTTTTGCATTAATGCTTTGAGCATGCCCGTTTGGTAAACGTGCAATTAATGATTCATTTACACCCTAAAACGAGCCTTTACCTCATCAATAATACAACACAAACCAATACAGACAGGCAAAATTGTTCATTTCCTGCTcacaaaggaaataaaaaaaacaggaagGAGATCACGGCCTACATCAAACCCAAAGAGCAAATAACATCCTAACTggaaaattttttttacagaacactttagttttattttctggtaaatatatgtaaacatccttaaaacaagactaaTTTCCTTGAGGAGCAGAATggtatgagatattaagtcaagttttcagagaaatcaaacaaaatttggtgcagttaatgcttaaaacaagaaataactatttgccaatagggtaagaaaaataaacttgttttccctttgaatcaagttttttttcttaccacatgggcatttttttacttgtttcaaGCATAAAACATTACTAaattgttagatttctctgaaaacaaaaaatgttaggGTTATGTCATTCTGATTCACAATTACATTTATCTTGATTTAAGAGTGTGTAGATATTTTACTGGGAAatgagacaaaaatactcagtaagacaaTAATTTTCTGCAGTGCTGGCACTTCCTGGAAGTGTCCACAGGTTGTCTTTTGAACATTTTCCCACGAGCCCTTTGAAGACAGACAGCAGGAGGTTTGGCGAGTGTCCACACCACTTGGTTACAGTACGGTTGTAATTAGATTGGGTTTATTGCTTAGACTGGCACCCGGCCTGAGCATTCGTGCATAAGGTGAGGCCAGGCCAGGGGGTGTTTCATGGAGGTATGTTGTGTAAAATGGGGTGTTTGCATGGTGAGGTCAGTGCAGCTCGATGAACGCCTCCATTTCCTCTGAGATGAGCCCTTTGTAGGGAAGTCTGTGTTTCTCAATAGCACGGGCGGCCAGACACTGCAAGGTGACGTAACTGAGGGGGTGCAGCACGTGTCGCCCGCTGCTCTGCTCATCCAGCAGCTCGTAGGCCGTCTTGTGTAGTGCATTGGTGGCGTCGAAATGTGCCCCAGCTTGAATGAGTGTCTCCATGATCTCCGGGCAGCCGTTGGCGGCAGCGACGTGGAGTGGCGCGTTGTTCTCACAGTCGCGGGAGTCGACGTCTGCCCCGCATTCCAGCAACAAGCCTGCCACAACTAAAGATGGGAAACGGCCCACAGGGTAACGGCCCACCGATGTGGTCTCTTTATCCACGGCCATGTGCAAGGGCGTGTAGCCGTTCCTCGCCCGGGGATTGAGCTTCAGAAGCCGGTAGACCGTCTGCCTCTTCTGGTGCTCTTGCTCTGCAGTGCAGTCGAGTTTCTCCAACAGGAAGACGAGGTGCAGAATAATGGACAGGGCTTTGGTGAACTGCAGCGCCTCTGGAGGACTGTCCCGCTGCGCCACTGCACGCTCTACCTCCCGTACACTCTTGCCCAGGACGGCCATCAGGTCCTGGAAGGTGACGCGGGTGGCCAGGGTGCCCTTGGCTCTGTCCTGTAGGACGAAGGAAAAGAGCTCAGCGAACGACAGGAAACTGCTGGCAGTCATGGGGCTGAGCGGGTCCAGGTTGCTCTGCTGCATGTCCAGGGCGTACTTCCACAGGCTGATGCAGCGCTCGAAGTTGCCCGAGTCGGCGTAGACGGCCCCCCTGTAACGGATGTAGTATGAAGTGTCCGGGTGCGAGGGGCCCAAGATGCGCTCCCTCACCAGAAGGGCCTGCATCCTCATCTCATCGGGGTCTGTGATGAGCGCTTCCAGCTCCTCGACCGTGCACACCTCGTGGGCGCAGTCGTACGCAGAGACGGGGGGACCCGGAGGGGGTTTGGCCAGAAATCCAGCCTTCTCGCCCGCCTGCCGCAGCTCCATCGCTCTTCTCCAGTAGCACATGGCACCCAGCAGGTCACGTTTCTTGTCCACAAATGTTGCCCCAAGAAGTTCAAGGGCGTCTATCTGCTCCTCTCTGGTGGCCCAGGGCTGGTGCACAAGATACTCAACTATATTGGTGTGACCGGTGACGCTGGCGGCCAGCAGCGGGGTCATGCCATAACCATCCCGCTCCATGCAGGCGTTACATTTCATCAGCATCTTCATGATCTCCAGACTCCCGGATTCGGCGCAGTCATGCAGGGCGGTGTTGCCTTTCACACTCTTACGGTTGACATTGGCCCCTCGCTCCAACAGGAACTTGGCGATCTCCCTGTGGCCCTTGTAGCACGAGATCATCAGACATGTATGACCGTGGCGGTTCGCCACTTCCATGTCCGCACGATGCTCCACCAGGTATCGAACGATCTCCAGATGACCATCGAAGCATGCGGCCCTCAGGGGGGTGGAGTTGGTCAGGGTGGTGTTATTGACGGAGGCTCCGTGCTTCAGTAGAGTCTTCACTACTGGCAGATGTCCCGCGGCGGAGGCCGCCCACAGCGGCGGAGCGCCTTCAATCGTCTCGCCGTCAAAGTTCACGGAGCCTCCGAGCTCCACGTTAGCCTTGCAGTGCTCCAGCAGGTAATCCACAACCTCCAGATGGCCGTACCGGGAGGCGATGAGGAGCGGCGTCCCCCCCTGCGTCTTCT from Myxocyprinus asiaticus isolate MX2 ecotype Aquarium Trade chromosome 5, UBuf_Myxa_2, whole genome shotgun sequence harbors:
- the LOC127441332 gene encoding protein fem-1 homolog A-like, which encodes MDISTAVFNAARDGKLKLIQKLLCNKSPEELEALAEEKTQGGTPLLIASRYGHLEVVDYLLEHCKANVELGGSVNFDGETIEGAPPLWAASAAGHLPVVKTLLKHGASVNNTTLTNSTPLRAACFDGHLEIVRYLVEHRADMEVANRHGHTCLMISCYKGHREIAKFLLERGANVNRKSVKGNTALHDCAESGSLEIMKMLMKCNACMERDGYGMTPLLAASVTGHTNIVEYLVHQPWATREEQIDALELLGATFVDKKRDLLGAMCYWRRAMELRQAGEKAGFLAKPPPGPPVSAYDCAHEVCTVEELEALITDPDEMRMQALLVRERILGPSHPDTSYYIRYRGAVYADSGNFERCISLWKYALDMQQSNLDPLSPMTASSFLSFAELFSFVLQDRAKGTLATRVTFQDLMAVLGKSVREVERAVAQRDSPPEALQFTKALSIILHLVFLLEKLDCTAEQEHQKRQTVYRLLKLNPRARNGYTPLHMAVDKETTSVGRYPVGRFPSLVVAGLLLECGADVDSRDCENNAPLHVAAANGCPEIMETLIQAGAHFDATNALHKTAYELLDEQSSGRHVLHPLSYVTLQCLAARAIEKHRLPYKGLISEEMEAFIELH